Proteins from one Paraburkholderia acidisoli genomic window:
- a CDS encoding PepSY-associated TM helix domain-containing protein, with the protein MSDRTIASAQPGYRTLWRWHFYAGLFVMPFLVVLAITGTIYCFQPQIEPLLYPHRLVVAPQASPRLPTDALLARAHNALPPGARALRAHVESNPARSAEFVFALPDGTKQSVYVNPYDGAVLGTLDVDRRFMQIDRMLHRKLLLGKPGELLMELAACWTLVMIGTGVALWWPRAGTTLRAALLPRWRAQGRPFWKSLHAFVGIWLAAGALAFVLSGLPWTGSWGQQFKALATRLSLGAPEGSWGGLRLTSSIPGAAAKDTHTNAAAGHSAHAGHDMASMPGMVMDDLPLPLVPWAVGAMPVPQSPDTAPSGANGPRWTLDQVLAQMRALGVQSGYDIALPATRDGVYTVSYFPPDPKAERTVYIDQYSGAVLKDIRYEDYGAISQAVSYGTSLHMGRYFGLANQLICAAISLGLGALAVTGFVMWWLRRPARASGLAAPSRERAAPPLRAWKTGLVLLGIVFPLMGATLVAVWLLDRVAFGRAARLSSS; encoded by the coding sequence ATGTCCGATCGAACCATTGCCTCGGCGCAGCCCGGTTATCGCACGCTGTGGCGCTGGCATTTTTATGCCGGCCTCTTCGTCATGCCCTTTCTCGTGGTGCTGGCGATCACGGGCACGATCTATTGCTTCCAGCCGCAGATCGAGCCGTTGCTGTATCCGCATCGGCTCGTGGTGGCGCCGCAAGCCTCGCCGCGTTTGCCCACCGATGCGTTGCTGGCTCGCGCACACAACGCCTTGCCGCCCGGCGCGCGAGCGTTGCGCGCGCATGTCGAGTCGAATCCCGCGCGCAGCGCGGAATTTGTGTTCGCGCTGCCGGACGGCACGAAGCAAAGCGTTTACGTGAACCCCTACGATGGCGCGGTGCTCGGCACGCTCGACGTCGATCGGCGCTTCATGCAAATCGATCGCATGCTGCATCGCAAGCTCCTGCTCGGCAAGCCCGGCGAACTGCTGATGGAACTGGCCGCGTGCTGGACGCTCGTGATGATCGGCACGGGCGTCGCGCTCTGGTGGCCGCGCGCGGGCACCACGTTGCGCGCGGCGTTGCTGCCGCGCTGGCGCGCGCAGGGGCGGCCGTTCTGGAAAAGCCTGCACGCGTTCGTCGGCATCTGGCTCGCGGCGGGCGCGCTCGCGTTCGTGCTGAGCGGCCTGCCCTGGACGGGTTCGTGGGGCCAGCAGTTCAAGGCGCTCGCCACGCGCCTGAGTCTCGGTGCGCCGGAAGGGTCGTGGGGCGGCTTGCGACTGACCTCGTCGATACCGGGTGCGGCCGCAAAAGACACCCACACGAACGCGGCCGCCGGTCACTCCGCGCATGCGGGCCACGACATGGCGTCGATGCCCGGCATGGTCATGGACGACTTGCCACTGCCGCTCGTGCCTTGGGCCGTGGGCGCGATGCCCGTGCCGCAATCGCCGGATACCGCGCCATCCGGCGCGAACGGTCCGCGCTGGACGCTCGACCAGGTCCTCGCGCAAATGCGTGCGCTCGGCGTGCAGAGCGGCTACGACATCGCCCTGCCCGCCACGCGCGACGGTGTGTATACGGTCTCGTACTTCCCGCCCGATCCGAAGGCCGAGCGCACCGTGTATATCGACCAGTACAGCGGTGCCGTGCTCAAGGACATTCGATATGAAGATTACGGCGCGATTTCGCAAGCCGTTTCGTATGGCACTTCCCTGCATATGGGCCGCTACTTCGGTCTCGCGAATCAGTTGATTTGCGCGGCGATTTCGCTGGGGCTGGGCGCGCTCGCGGTGACGGGTTTCGTGATGTGGTGGCTGCGTCGTCCCGCGCGTGCGAGCGGCCTGGCTGCGCCTTCGCGTGAACGCGCCGCGCCGCCGCTGCGCGCCTGGAAAACGGGCCTCGTGCTGCTCGGCATCGTGTTTCCGCTGATGGGCGCGACGCTCGTGGCCGTGTGGTTGCTCGATCGCGTTGCCTTCGGCCGCGCGGCGAGGCTGTCGTCTTCCTGA
- a CDS encoding sterol desaturase family protein — MLTTGKIALYVTLFIVGVSLIEACVLTFKKRRASQAAFDWSEVGLSLADLAGRKLFALLPLSLATPIFDFAWQHRLFTLPVDSMLLALPIFIGQEFCYYWYHRASHRIRFFWATHAVHHSPNQLTLSSAYRLGWTGKLTGPAMFFAPLVWLGVRPEVVLAILSFNLLYQFWLHTTWIPKLGWFESVFNTPSNHRVHHASNVDYLDANYGGVLIIFDRLFGTYVEERADEPCRYGLVTPTRSRNPLVVELEHWGTLLRDVFTARDLWTALRYVFLPPGWSADGHGETTENLRQQRALAPVRTKV; from the coding sequence ATGCTCACCACCGGAAAAATCGCGTTGTATGTCACGTTGTTCATCGTCGGCGTTTCGTTGATCGAAGCGTGCGTGCTCACGTTCAAAAAGCGTCGCGCGTCGCAAGCCGCGTTCGACTGGTCCGAGGTCGGGCTCTCGCTCGCCGATCTCGCGGGGCGCAAACTGTTCGCGTTGCTGCCGCTCTCGCTGGCCACGCCGATCTTCGATTTCGCGTGGCAGCATCGGCTGTTCACGCTGCCGGTCGACAGCATGCTGCTCGCGCTGCCGATCTTTATCGGCCAGGAGTTCTGCTATTACTGGTATCACCGCGCGTCGCACCGCATCCGTTTCTTCTGGGCCACGCACGCGGTGCATCATTCGCCGAATCAGCTCACGCTGTCTTCGGCTTACCGGCTCGGCTGGACCGGCAAACTCACGGGCCCGGCGATGTTTTTCGCGCCGCTCGTGTGGCTCGGCGTGCGCCCCGAAGTGGTGCTCGCGATCCTGTCGTTCAATCTGCTGTACCAGTTCTGGCTGCACACCACGTGGATTCCGAAGCTCGGCTGGTTCGAGTCCGTGTTCAACACGCCGTCGAATCACCGCGTGCATCATGCGTCGAATGTCGACTATCTCGACGCGAATTACGGCGGAGTCCTGATTATTTTCGATCGGCTGTTCGGCACTTATGTCGAAGAGCGCGCCGACGAACCGTGCCGTTATGGCCTCGTCACGCCCACGCGGTCGCGCAATCCGCTCGTCGTCGAACTGGAACATTGGGGCACACTGTTGCGCGACGTGTTCACGGCGCGCGATCTCTGGACGGCGCTGCGCTACGTGTTCCTGCCGCCGGGCTGGAGCGCCGACGGCCACGGCGAAACCACCGAGAATCTGCGCCAGCAACGCGCGCTCGCACCGGTGCGCACGAAAGTATGA
- a CDS encoding SDR family NAD(P)-dependent oxidoreductase: MRSNETLSGKIVAITGGFGSLGMATAQGLAQRGARVALIGRGAAPEASTLPASLENALCVGGVDLVDANAALAAFREVQTTLGAIDALVNTAGAFRWETIAEGDASTWDLMFDLNVKTALNAAKAAMPYLVASGAGRIVNIGAGAGQKAGLGMGAYAASKAGVARLTEALAEELKDKRVTVNAILPSIIDTPQNRTDMPDADFSRWVPAAEIAALIAFLLSAEAQSITGASIPVNGRV; the protein is encoded by the coding sequence ATGCGTTCGAATGAAACACTGAGCGGCAAGATCGTGGCGATCACGGGCGGCTTCGGCAGCCTCGGCATGGCCACGGCGCAAGGACTCGCGCAGCGCGGCGCGCGCGTGGCATTGATCGGCCGCGGCGCGGCGCCCGAGGCGAGCACGTTGCCCGCGTCGCTCGAGAACGCGTTGTGCGTGGGCGGTGTCGATCTCGTCGACGCGAACGCGGCATTGGCGGCGTTTCGCGAGGTGCAAACGACACTCGGTGCAATCGACGCGCTGGTGAACACGGCGGGCGCATTCCGCTGGGAAACCATTGCCGAAGGCGACGCGAGCACGTGGGACCTGATGTTCGATCTCAACGTGAAAACGGCGCTCAATGCCGCGAAGGCCGCCATGCCTTATTTGGTGGCGAGCGGCGCGGGTCGTATCGTCAATATCGGCGCGGGCGCGGGGCAAAAGGCGGGCTTGGGGATGGGCGCTTACGCGGCTTCGAAGGCAGGCGTGGCGCGCTTGACCGAGGCGCTTGCCGAAGAGTTGAAGGACAAGCGCGTGACCGTGAATGCGATTCTGCCGAGCATTATCGACACGCCGCAAAATCGCACTGACATGCCTGACGCCGATTTTTCGCGCTGGGTGCCGGCGGCCGAGATTGCCGCGCTGATCGCGTTCCTGCTGAGCGCCGAGGCGCAATCGATCACGGGCGCTTCGATTCCGGTGAACGGGCGCGTGTAA
- a CDS encoding DUF2946 domain-containing protein has product MNLRKHSLLTAWAGLVAMWLIVLAPLVSQLVAAQHAHEPVSALCSALQPASNTPDVQHLSHDDAFGACGYCHLLEHHVAMPSVAVPEPMPALAVAREAVAPLSTRFVPLGAFPSGRPRAPPVVS; this is encoded by the coding sequence ATGAACCTTCGCAAGCATTCACTGCTGACCGCATGGGCTGGCCTCGTCGCCATGTGGCTCATCGTGCTTGCGCCGCTCGTGAGTCAACTCGTGGCCGCGCAACACGCGCACGAGCCGGTTTCCGCGCTGTGTTCGGCCTTGCAGCCCGCGTCGAATACGCCGGACGTGCAGCATCTTTCGCACGACGACGCCTTCGGCGCCTGCGGCTACTGCCATCTGCTCGAACATCACGTGGCGATGCCCTCCGTTGCCGTCCCCGAGCCCATGCCCGCGCTCGCGGTCGCACGCGAGGCCGTGGCGCCGCTTTCCACCCGCTTCGTCCCCTTAGGCGCCTTCCCTTCGGGCAGGCCGCGCGCCCCACCCGTCGTTTCCTGA
- a CDS encoding response regulator transcription factor, which yields MTNATQDVRIVVADDHPVVLTAISDYLNSVPRFKVVARANTGADLMDALRGAQCDLIVTDFSMQGELEDEDGLRLISRLRRQYPNTPVVVFTMLTNGGILHELAQLGVAGLIGKDEPIPTLGDVCQRALTEAGTALSARIAERLAKEGSTAEEFQRSHPLSPRELEVVRLFAGGLSVTEISKRLNRSVTTVATQKRAAMRKLHLDSNADLIRYAAEHGFA from the coding sequence ATGACGAATGCAACGCAAGACGTGCGGATCGTGGTGGCCGACGATCATCCGGTCGTCCTCACGGCCATCAGCGATTACCTCAACTCCGTGCCGCGCTTCAAGGTCGTCGCGCGAGCCAACACCGGCGCGGACCTCATGGACGCCTTGCGCGGCGCGCAGTGCGACCTGATCGTCACCGACTTCTCGATGCAGGGCGAACTCGAGGACGAAGACGGCCTGCGCCTCATCAGCCGCTTGCGGCGCCAATATCCCAATACGCCGGTCGTCGTCTTCACGATGCTCACGAACGGCGGCATCCTGCACGAACTCGCGCAGCTCGGCGTAGCCGGACTGATCGGCAAGGACGAGCCAATTCCGACGCTCGGCGACGTCTGCCAGCGCGCCCTGACGGAAGCGGGCACGGCACTCTCGGCACGCATCGCCGAACGGCTTGCGAAGGAAGGCTCGACCGCGGAAGAGTTTCAGCGCAGCCACCCGCTCTCGCCGCGCGAACTCGAAGTCGTGCGGCTGTTCGCGGGCGGCTTGAGCGTTACCGAAATCTCGAAACGCCTCAACCGTTCCGTGACGACGGTCGCCACGCAAAAGCGCGCCGCGATGCGCAAGCTCCATCTCGACTCCAATGCGGATCTGATTCGCTACGCCGCTGAACACGGCTTTGCGTGA
- a CDS encoding ATP-binding protein translates to MFRAHRLDALTQRSPADAVAALERSLRRERRVFTMLTALLIFAALCMAAVALGSIGFGMLQAQALRVRETSAQLDKLLDRRKALLTGAATVLAAQQASSTDDHAAAAPQPLCTPLSAELDTSPDLRRSCERAAQLAARIDDDEPLLYLRLDGSAAYGSQLATDARVLADSNARVADAAHLLVDAALLRMTSRGADPVSAAHDVRVTWFRAPPGSGVPLDVVYGALNVLKDGKPYALVITSVDPAALARASSPDTGTPFATLFDADNAVLDSPLPAARAQALDQRVARLVAGSYHVIPSFGWVRRVPPLDYDFGHYMVAISWPDGLALMRTPLLLVLSLTAALVAMLIALTRYWNRQVLERTYDEAARALEGELLNHLLVHATPVGLCIVKRSNFEIVVANQIVRNVLGLDATATRLPTALCAAFETQPGWPDVVTREHATPVYELPFSLTRQDPESIHLAITYAPATMNREDVMFCAVTDMSKHYEVERLLREAKRLSDEAARAKVSFFAAMSHEIRTPLASLVGNIELVARGPLAPEQGARVQAMEISAAELLQIVSDVLDFSKIDVGQMKLTETPGSIAALLVRIALAHAPLAVRQRLPFYLVMDRAIPAQRQFDSIRVAQIVNNLLSNAFKFTHSGKIVLRARWRDDTLVLGVSDSGGGIPDDLKPQLFQPFTQGDAHRLTQARGTGLGLTICARLAALMQGRIELDSTQGVGTRVTVTLPLRHVEDVETDADEPSAGEAWTLPDAHPALLCRAPENREWLANLYDTRTSTPTFLTPGETPREDGHDYLLVTDEFTRDEVRTLWPDSAKIVWLRQDGPLVPIVRDDGSVEVSLYSLTGIRAATRMIARDGRATRDNNADSPAGTSRVAAIADEHFAALTVLIAEDNLLNRGLLRDQLRTLGAHTVEAKDGEEALARLEDRHVDLVLTDINMPVMNGFELLAAARERYPDLRIYGLSSNALPEHIEEGRALGFTDYLSKPVALADLARVLAATAAIVVPAQHHEESVALDSDDEPPRFPTLTPALAPLFVEQAERDLDDYAEIARLRDWARLSDWAHRVSGGVAVLGPSMLNEACLELRATMREAGAWTDDVSDLAAAVAEELEAFRTLAAQRDAV, encoded by the coding sequence ATGTTCCGCGCCCACCGGCTGGACGCCCTGACGCAGCGCTCGCCCGCCGACGCCGTCGCGGCGCTCGAACGCAGCCTGAGGCGCGAACGGCGCGTGTTCACCATGCTCACGGCGCTGCTGATTTTCGCGGCGCTCTGCATGGCGGCGGTCGCGCTCGGCAGTATCGGCTTCGGCATGCTGCAGGCGCAGGCGCTGCGTGTGCGCGAAACCAGCGCGCAACTCGACAAGTTGCTCGACCGCCGCAAGGCGCTGCTGACCGGCGCGGCCACGGTGCTCGCGGCGCAACAGGCATCGAGCACCGACGACCATGCCGCCGCCGCCCCGCAGCCGCTTTGCACGCCGCTGTCCGCCGAACTCGACACGTCCCCCGACCTGCGCCGCAGTTGCGAACGCGCGGCCCAGCTCGCGGCGAGGATCGACGACGACGAGCCGCTGCTGTATCTGCGCCTGGACGGCAGCGCGGCGTACGGCTCCCAGCTCGCGACCGATGCGCGCGTACTCGCTGACAGCAACGCGCGCGTGGCCGATGCCGCGCACCTGCTCGTGGACGCCGCTCTCTTGCGCATGACCTCGCGCGGCGCGGACCCGGTCTCGGCCGCGCACGATGTCAGGGTGACGTGGTTTCGCGCGCCGCCGGGCAGCGGCGTGCCGCTCGACGTGGTGTACGGCGCGCTGAACGTGCTCAAGGACGGCAAGCCCTACGCCCTCGTCATCACCTCCGTGGATCCCGCCGCGCTCGCCCGCGCGTCTTCGCCCGACACCGGCACGCCGTTCGCCACCCTGTTCGACGCCGACAATGCCGTGCTGGACAGCCCGCTGCCCGCCGCCCGCGCGCAAGCGCTCGATCAGCGTGTTGCGAGGCTCGTGGCGGGCAGCTACCACGTGATCCCGAGCTTTGGCTGGGTGCGCCGCGTCCCGCCGCTCGACTACGACTTCGGCCACTATATGGTCGCGATTTCCTGGCCGGACGGGCTCGCGTTGATGCGCACGCCGCTCCTGCTCGTGCTGAGCCTGACCGCGGCGCTCGTCGCGATGTTGATCGCGCTCACGCGCTACTGGAATCGGCAGGTGCTCGAGCGCACTTACGACGAAGCCGCGCGCGCGCTCGAAGGCGAACTGCTCAATCACCTGCTCGTGCACGCCACGCCTGTGGGGCTGTGCATCGTGAAGCGCAGCAACTTCGAGATCGTCGTGGCGAACCAGATCGTGCGCAACGTGCTGGGCCTCGACGCCACCGCCACGCGTCTGCCAACCGCGCTCTGCGCCGCGTTCGAAACCCAGCCGGGCTGGCCCGACGTCGTGACGCGCGAACACGCCACGCCGGTGTATGAACTGCCGTTTTCGCTGACTCGTCAGGATCCCGAATCGATTCATCTCGCGATCACTTACGCGCCCGCCACCATGAACCGCGAAGACGTGATGTTCTGCGCCGTCACGGACATGTCGAAGCATTACGAGGTCGAACGCCTGTTGCGCGAAGCGAAACGCCTGAGCGACGAGGCCGCACGCGCCAAAGTCAGTTTCTTCGCGGCGATGAGCCACGAGATTCGCACGCCGCTCGCGTCGCTCGTCGGCAATATCGAACTGGTGGCGCGCGGGCCGCTCGCGCCCGAACAAGGCGCGCGCGTGCAGGCGATGGAGATTTCAGCCGCCGAATTGCTGCAGATCGTGAGCGACGTGCTCGATTTTTCGAAGATCGACGTGGGCCAGATGAAGCTCACTGAAACGCCGGGCTCGATCGCCGCGCTGCTGGTGCGCATCGCGCTGGCGCATGCGCCGCTCGCGGTGCGTCAGCGTCTGCCGTTTTACCTCGTGATGGATCGCGCGATTCCGGCGCAACGGCAATTCGATTCGATTCGCGTGGCACAGATCGTCAACAACCTGCTGAGCAACGCGTTCAAGTTCACGCACTCGGGCAAGATCGTGTTGCGCGCGCGCTGGCGCGACGACACGCTGGTGCTCGGCGTGAGCGATTCGGGCGGCGGCATTCCCGACGACCTCAAGCCGCAGCTCTTTCAGCCCTTTACGCAAGGCGACGCGCATCGACTCACGCAGGCGCGCGGCACCGGACTCGGCCTGACGATCTGCGCGCGGCTCGCGGCGTTGATGCAGGGGCGCATCGAACTCGACAGCACGCAAGGCGTGGGCACGCGGGTAACGGTCACGCTGCCGCTGCGCCACGTGGAAGACGTCGAAACCGACGCCGACGAACCCAGCGCCGGCGAGGCGTGGACGCTGCCCGACGCGCATCCGGCGTTGCTCTGCCGCGCGCCCGAGAATCGCGAATGGCTCGCGAATCTCTACGATACGCGCACGAGCACGCCGACCTTTCTCACACCCGGCGAGACGCCGCGCGAAGACGGCCACGACTACCTGCTCGTCACCGACGAGTTCACGCGCGACGAAGTGCGTACGCTCTGGCCCGACAGCGCGAAAATCGTATGGCTACGCCAGGACGGCCCACTCGTGCCGATCGTGCGCGACGACGGTTCGGTCGAAGTGAGCCTGTACAGCCTCACGGGTATCCGCGCCGCCACGCGGATGATCGCGCGCGACGGTCGCGCCACTCGGGATAACAACGCCGATTCGCCTGCCGGGACGTCGCGGGTTGCGGCAATAGCCGACGAACATTTCGCAGCCCTGACCGTCCTGATCGCCGAGGACAACCTGCTCAATCGCGGCTTGCTGCGCGACCAGTTGCGCACGCTCGGCGCGCATACCGTGGAAGCGAAGGACGGCGAAGAGGCGCTCGCGCGGCTCGAGGATCGCCACGTCGACCTCGTGCTCACCGACATCAACATGCCCGTCATGAACGGCTTCGAATTGCTCGCGGCGGCGCGCGAGCGCTATCCCGACCTGCGCATCTACGGGCTCAGTTCCAACGCGTTGCCCGAGCACATCGAAGAAGGCCGCGCGCTGGGATTCACCGACTATCTGAGCAAGCCGGTCGCGCTGGCCGACCTCGCGCGCGTGCTCGCGGCTACGGCGGCCATCGTCGTTCCGGCGCAACATCATGAGGAATCCGTAGCGCTGGATAGCGACGATGAACCGCCGCGCTTTCCCACGCTCACGCCCGCGCTCGCGCCGCTGTTCGTCGAGCAGGCCGAACGCGATCTCGACGATTACGCTGAAATTGCCCGCCTGCGCGACTGGGCAAGGCTGAGCGACTGGGCGCATCGCGTGTCGGGAGGCGTGGCCGTGCTCGGCCCTTCGATGCTCAATGAAGCGTGCCTCGAATTGCGCGCGACGATGCGCGAAGCCGGCGCATGGACCGACGACGTGAGCGATCTCGCAGCGGCCGTGGCCGAGGAACTCGAAGCCTTTCGCACGCTGGCCGCGCAACGCGACGCCGTGTAA
- a CDS encoding EF-hand domain-containing protein: protein MKQSIAALVLCIVAATASISAHAQSAPNAATPAASGMNGARIERMLAQVQSRFAAANTTHDGKLTRDQAQAGMPRVAQHFDEIDTQHAGFVTLAQIEDFMRTRAAAR, encoded by the coding sequence ATGAAGCAGTCGATCGCCGCCCTCGTTTTGTGTATCGTTGCAGCAACCGCCTCGATCAGCGCGCACGCGCAAAGTGCGCCGAACGCGGCCACGCCCGCGGCGTCCGGCATGAACGGCGCGCGCATCGAGCGCATGCTCGCGCAAGTGCAAAGCCGCTTTGCCGCCGCGAACACCACGCACGACGGCAAACTCACGCGCGACCAGGCGCAAGCGGGCATGCCGCGAGTCGCGCAGCACTTCGACGAAATCGACACGCAGCATGCCGGCTTCGTCACGCTCGCGCAGATCGAAGACTTCATGCGGACGCGCGCGGCAGCGCGATGA
- a CDS encoding TonB-dependent receptor: protein MSTPVTRGAGVRPRERATPRALRHAWRFALGFVPLSLAAPFAAAQTPAAADSATLPTVSVSASGSSSAGAATPAVDPNLPATVETVTPAQFRNWNVVNTEDVLKYLPNLAVRKRFTGDLNSIIAVRGTSNSQSARGLVYADGLLLSNLLGNSYSFPPRWSMVFPDQIQQVDVIYGPYSALYPGNSLGATVLITTRMPKQFEATADVKAFTQHFSLYGVNQNFNGSETSASIGDRIGKFSYLLGVNHLENTSQPLQFATLSQSTKPAQAGDVPVHGAYFYNNQTNTPTVVLGVNGEGIEHTVQDQFKLRMQYDFTPTVQGGVTLGYWHQTYDSAASTFLYDANGKPIYSGNVSINGYEYSIPAAALAPSRGWSENWLYGASLRTHQATGWNAEAIASYYDVSNSVARTANAGGPGNGPGTMTLGNGTGWKTLDLKATWTPATPTAGPGAHWLTFGYHYDDYALDNQTYNTLAWRDGGAASFANAFAGKTETQAVYAQDAWRFLPRWKLVYGVRYEDWHAYDGYQALGGATVPYANVGDRHYSPKASLSFDLTDDLTLRASIARAYRFPTVSELFQGQVNGSSIVNNNPNLRPENDLSKELSAEWAHWNGLFRFTLFQDDVKNTIFSQTDTTVIPNVTNFQNIGKVRSRGVETSYQGEDVVLRGFDFGASVAYTQSKIVENAQNPASVGKYFYRIPLWRVNAVATWRFDAHSAMTLAARYSGRQYNTLTNTDTNPDVFGGTSSYIVADAKFTYRPTKKSEIGVGIDNIFDTRYFVYHPYPGRTFYVEAKLGI, encoded by the coding sequence ATGTCCACGCCCGTTACGCGTGGCGCTGGCGTTCGCCCCCGCGAACGCGCAACGCCGCGCGCGCTGCGGCACGCCTGGCGCTTCGCGCTCGGCTTCGTGCCCCTTTCTCTCGCCGCGCCGTTCGCCGCTGCGCAAACGCCAGCCGCCGCCGATTCGGCCACGCTGCCCACGGTCAGCGTCAGTGCAAGCGGCAGTTCGTCGGCCGGCGCCGCCACGCCCGCCGTCGACCCCAATCTGCCGGCCACGGTCGAAACCGTCACGCCTGCGCAGTTTCGCAACTGGAACGTCGTCAACACCGAAGACGTGCTCAAGTACCTGCCGAATCTCGCGGTGCGCAAGCGCTTCACCGGCGACCTGAATTCGATCATCGCGGTGCGCGGCACGAGCAACTCGCAGAGCGCGCGCGGCCTGGTGTATGCCGACGGCCTGCTGCTCTCGAATCTGCTCGGCAACAGCTATAGCTTTCCGCCGCGCTGGTCGATGGTGTTCCCCGACCAGATCCAGCAGGTGGACGTGATTTACGGCCCGTATTCCGCGCTCTATCCCGGCAATTCGCTCGGCGCGACCGTGCTCATCACCACGCGCATGCCGAAGCAGTTCGAGGCCACCGCCGACGTGAAGGCGTTCACGCAGCATTTCAGCCTGTATGGTGTCAACCAGAACTTCAACGGCAGCGAAACGAGCGCGTCGATCGGCGACCGCATCGGCAAATTTTCCTACCTGCTGGGCGTGAATCATCTGGAGAACACCAGCCAGCCGCTGCAGTTCGCCACGCTGTCCCAATCGACGAAACCGGCCCAGGCCGGCGACGTGCCCGTGCATGGCGCGTACTTCTACAACAATCAGACCAACACGCCCACGGTCGTGCTCGGCGTGAACGGCGAAGGCATCGAGCACACCGTGCAGGACCAGTTCAAGCTGCGCATGCAGTACGACTTCACGCCCACGGTGCAAGGCGGCGTGACACTCGGCTACTGGCATCAAACCTACGACAGCGCGGCCTCGACGTTTCTCTACGACGCGAACGGCAAACCGATCTATAGCGGAAACGTCTCGATCAACGGCTACGAGTACAGCATTCCCGCCGCCGCGCTCGCGCCCAGCCGCGGCTGGAGCGAGAACTGGCTCTACGGCGCCTCGCTGCGTACGCATCAGGCCACGGGCTGGAACGCCGAAGCCATCGCTTCGTACTACGACGTGAGCAACAGCGTGGCACGCACGGCCAACGCGGGCGGCCCGGGCAACGGTCCCGGCACAATGACGCTCGGCAACGGCACCGGCTGGAAAACGCTCGATCTCAAAGCCACGTGGACACCGGCCACGCCCACCGCCGGACCTGGCGCGCACTGGCTCACGTTCGGCTATCACTACGACGACTACGCGCTCGACAACCAGACCTACAACACGCTCGCGTGGCGCGATGGCGGCGCGGCCAGTTTCGCCAACGCATTCGCGGGCAAAACGGAAACCCAGGCCGTCTACGCGCAGGACGCCTGGCGCTTTCTGCCGCGCTGGAAACTCGTGTACGGCGTGCGCTACGAAGACTGGCACGCGTACGACGGGTATCAGGCGCTCGGCGGCGCGACGGTGCCGTATGCGAACGTGGGCGATCGCCACTATTCCCCGAAAGCCTCGCTCTCGTTCGATCTCACCGACGACCTCACGTTGCGCGCCTCCATCGCGCGCGCGTACCGCTTCCCCACGGTGAGCGAACTGTTCCAGGGGCAAGTGAACGGCTCCTCGATCGTCAACAACAATCCGAACCTGCGCCCCGAAAACGATCTCTCGAAAGAGCTGAGCGCCGAATGGGCGCACTGGAACGGTCTGTTTCGCTTCACGCTGTTTCAGGACGACGTGAAGAACACGATCTTCAGCCAGACCGACACGACCGTGATTCCCAACGTCACGAATTTCCAGAACATCGGCAAAGTGCGCTCGCGCGGCGTGGAAACCAGTTATCAAGGCGAAGACGTGGTCCTGCGCGGTTTCGACTTCGGCGCGAGTGTGGCTTATACGCAGTCGAAGATCGTCGAGAACGCGCAGAACCCGGCCAGCGTGGGCAAGTACTTCTATCGCATTCCGCTGTGGCGCGTGAATGCGGTCGCCACCTGGCGTTTCGACGCGCATTCGGCCATGACGCTGGCCGCGCGCTATTCGGGGCGGCAGTACAACACGCTCACCAATACCGATACGAATCCGGACGTGTTCGGCGGCACCAGCAGCTATATCGTCGCCGATGCGAAATTCACCTACAGGCCGACGAAAAAGAGCGAGATCGGCGTGGGCATCGACAATATTTTCGACACGCGCTACTTCGTCTATCACCCCTATCCGGGCCGCACGTTCTATGTCGAAGCGAAGCTCGGCATCTGA